Proteins from one Borreliella valaisiana VS116 genomic window:
- a CDS encoding DUF1322 family protein: protein MSKRNRELDQALASLNEIRKKYFNLLDEIKNNKYYFPVIMNICSYENVKKLPYDELIEVNQISDFKLEKELYELILSKLGLNERQIHH, encoded by the coding sequence ATGAGCAAAAGAAATAGAGAGCTTGATCAAGCTCTTGCAAGTCTTAACGAGATCAGAAAAAAGTATTTTAACTTGCTTGATGAGATAAAAAACAATAAGTACTACTTTCCAGTAATAATGAATATTTGCTCATACGAAAATGTTAAGAAATTGCCTTATGATGAGCTTATTGAAGTCAACCAAATTTCCGATTTTAAATTAGAAAAAGAATTGTATGAATTAATTCTAAGTAAATTAGGGCTTAATGAGCGACAAATTCACCATTAA